One Ailuropoda melanoleuca isolate Jingjing chromosome 14, ASM200744v2, whole genome shotgun sequence DNA segment encodes these proteins:
- the CHMP1B gene encoding charged multivesicular body protein 1b, giving the protein MSNMEKHLFNLKFAAKELSRSAKKCDKEEKAEKAKIKKAIQKGNMEVARIHAENAIRQKNQAVNFLRMSARVDAVAARVQTAVTMGKVTKSMAGVVKSMDATLKTMNLEKISALMDKFEHQFETLDVQTQQMEDTMSSTTTLTTPQNQVDMLLQEMADEAGLDLNMELPQGQTGSVGTSVASAEQDELSQRLARLRDQV; this is encoded by the coding sequence ATGTCCAACATGGAGAAACACCTGTTCAACCTAAAGTTCGCCGCCAAAGAACTCAGCAGGAGTGCCAAAAAATGCGACAAGGAGGAAAAGGCCGAAAAGGCCAAGATTAAAAAGGCCATTCAGAAGGGCAACATGGAAGTGGCGAGGATACACGCCGAAAACGCCATTCGCCAGAAGAACCAGGCGGTGAATTTCTTGAGAATGAGTGCGCGGGTCGATGCCGTGGCTGCCAGAGTCCAGACGGCGGTGACGATGGGCAAGGTGACCAAGTCGATGGCCGGTGTGGTTAAGTCGATGGATGCGACGTTGAAGACTATGAATCTGGAGAAGATCTCAGCTTTGATGGACAAATTTGAGCACCAGTTTGAGACGCTGGACGTCCAGACGCAGCAAATGGAAGACACGATGAGCAGCACGACTACGCTGACCACGCCCCAGAACCAAGTGGATATGCTGCTCCAGGAAATGGCAGACGAGGCTGGCCTAGACCTCAACATGGAGCTGCCGCAGGGGCAGACCGGCTCCGTGGGCACCAGCGTGGCTTCCGCCGAGCAAGATGAACTATCCCAGAGACTGGCCCGCCTGCGGGATCAGGTGTGA